ggggaaggagaggggagtcACAGGCCTGGATTCATAGGTTCCTGGTGCTGCTTCTAGTTCCCATGACTGAGAAGTCTCTGAATCTGGTATTCTAGCAGTCTGAGCTTCTAAAAATCAACAAGCATTGATACCTCTTAAAGCCTCCTTACCATTTCTCAAATAGCCTAAACAtggtcccacctcagggcctttgcacttgctgttccctctgtcaggAACACTCTTCCCTCAGCTATCTGCATGGCTCCCTCCCTTGCTTCACTCAAGGGTCTAGGTCAAGCCCTCCTAGCACCCCCACCCCTACTGCCCTGTCATCTCTGTCCATTTATCCTGCTTTACTTTCCTTCTTAAACTTCTTATATCCACGTAGGTATTGGTAAGCCAACTGTCACCTCCCTAGAATGCAAACTCCACGTCGGCAGGGATTTGTGCCTGTCTGGCTCCTCATTGTATCCCCAGGGTGTAGGacagtgcctgatacacagtAGGTGCCCCCAaattgtttgctgaatgaatcaaGTTCATATTTAcgtatttattgtctgtctctcccccttCTGTTTTACTCGCTGCCTGTTCTACTGCCAGTGgcgcacacagtaggtgcttaatgaatTCTTGTGGAATTAGTGAATGAGGTCCCATGAAACTAGGTTTCCACGAATCGGGGGTCTGGCAACCCAAGAGCCCAAGGCAGTCCGCAGTCATTTCATCTGTTCCACAAAATGCTGACCCACACcccatccccccgcccccaaatCTGGAAGCGAGGCTTGGCCTGTTTCCTGACAGGAGTGTCTTCCCCtatcctcctgcctcccctctacaaaaaaatataaagacacGCTGGTGGCTTGTTTCCACCACGATTAGGAGAGAGTTAAGTACATTGGTTGGGagctctttccctcccctcccccgcccggcAAGTCCGTGAGGCCTGGAGCCGGCTTCTGCGACTCTtcgtgggggtggggcagtgttCTCACCGTCACAGGTGCCCTCAGGGCCTGCGTGGTAGCCAGGGTCGCAGTCGCGGACACAGCGGTAGGAGCCGGGGGAATTCTCACAACGCTGCGCCCCGCACAAGGCCGGGCCCCGCTCCCGACATTCGTCCACGTCTGAGGGGGGGAGGCAGGGCAGTCAgatgggagaggcagggagggagaggaaaaaaggTGGGGGAGtcaaggaggggagaggagagtcaGAAGAGGGAGGCGAGAGTCgcaggaaaggggaagggagaaagcAGCAGAGGAGAGGCAGAGGGGGAGACAAATGGGCGAGAccaggaggcagaggggagagggacCAGGCAGAGGCGAGGCCTCTCACCGAGGCAGGAGGCGAGGTCTGGGCCAGCGCGGTGTCCTGGAGGACAGACGCACTCGAAAGAGCCGTCGGTGTTGGTACAGATGCCGCTCTGGCAGAGGTCCTCCTCGCTACATTCGTCCACGTCTGCGGGACAGTGTCGGAAACCGCAGGCGGATCTCCTTCTTTGCTTAACATTCCAAGCCGCGCCCCTCCACCGCCCTTTCCCCGCCCCTCCAGCTCCAAGACCTTAACGCCTTCCCCACCTGCCTTAGGCTCCTCCCTTTCCTGCAAGCCCCACCTCTCCGACCGGTTTGGCTCCATCCTTTCCATTCACTGCCCAATTTATCCAGACTCCGCCCTTTCCCCTTTCGTCTCCCAACTCcgcccctccctttccccacccttTCCCGATCCAGGCCCAGCCTGGGTACGGACCGAGGCAAGAGGCTCCGCGAGGTCCGGGCCGGTAACCGGGAGCACAAGTACAGGCAAAGGAGCCGTCGGTGTTGAGGCACTCGCCGTTGGGGAAGCAAAAGTCGCCCTCCAGGCACTCGTTCACGTCTAGGGTACCCAGAGATAGGGCTGCGGGGTTACCAGACCCGCTCCCGAGACCCAAGCCCCGCCCACAAAGGAGCAACCCTGTCCCCCAAGCCACACCCCGATGGCCGGTTTCTAAATTCCACCTGCAGTCCCTTAGTCcagctcccacctccccaccaggCTTTACCCAGGAAGCCAAGTCCCACTCCCAGTCTGTCCAGCCATTTCCCCGCCCAGCCCACCTGCGCAGGGCCCGGGCCGAGCAGGTGGTGCTCGGTAGCCTGGCGCGCAGGTGCAGCGGAAGGAGCCTTCAGTGTTAGTGCAGTGGCCGTGGGGGCCGCAGGAGGCGCCCGAACGGCATTCGTCCACATCTGTGGGAATGGGGATTTCAGAAGGGGTTCTGTCTAGGAGCACACTGATGGATCCCCTTGGGGGAGAGGGGTCTGAAGAAGGTGATGGGAAGTGTCTTGGGTTGGATATGAGGTGAAGGCTCCATGGCAGAAGTGGGTAGGGGAGACTGGGGTTGGGGGTCCTTGAGTCTGGGTTTCTGAGAACTCCCTGTGCCAGGATCCTGGGGTCAGGTGAAGGGACTCTGGACTGGGACAGGGGTCAGACATTAATTAGGGTAAGGGGTCAGGTATTATAAGCCAGGATAATTAGATGGCATTCTGGTGAGTCAGGGGCCAGAGTCTCTAGTCAGGGGTCAGGGTCCAGGATCGTGAACAAAATCAGGCCCCCCAGGGAAGGTACTCTGAGAAGGAGCAGGGGCCGTGAAAGAGGCAGGATCAAGCATCACACAGAGTCACGGCTTGTAGTCAGGGCTGTGGTCAGTAGTTATGTTTAGGTCAAATGTCACAGTCAAGTTTAGGGGGTCACAGGTCacatacagggtcagaggacaggCAGCATCAGGGGGGTCACAACTGCTATCAGGGTTGGGGTCAGGGGTTATCAGCAGGGTTCATGGTTAAGGTCAAACGTCACAGTCAAGTTGAGGGTTCATTGGTCACAGAGTCAGAAGTCACACTCAGGGCCAAGGGTCGTGGTTCCAAATCAGGAACTGCAGTCTGATCAGGGGTTCATAGTCTAGGTCAAGAATGGCAGTCAGGCTCTGGGGGTTGTGGTCCAGGTAAGGGGATTGAGATCCAGGTTAGAAGGTTGTAGGCCAGGTCAGGGGTCATGATCTGGGTCAGGAGGCATGATGCAGGTCCAAGGTCACACCCAGGGCCTGATCTCACCAGTACATCGGCCATGGTGCAGGTGGTGACCAGCAGGACAGGCCCTGCACTGGAAGGAGCCCGGTGAGTTCACACACTCCTGCCCAGGACATGCCAGGTGGTTCTGACACTCATCCACATCTGGGGAGCAGAGGAGAGGGTGGCTTTGGAGGAGCGGCCCAACGCCCCCCTCACCCATccacactcctccctccctccccggcctCACCCTCGCACTCAGAGCCGGCAGCACTGGGTTGGAAGCCCGTGGGGCAGACGCACTGGAAGCTGCCTTCTGTGTTCTCACACCGGCCATAGGTGCAGGGCGGGGGGCTACGGGAACACTCATCCACATCTGGGGCAGAGGAGACCCGCGGGGCTGAGGAAGGCGCCTGGACCCATCGCTATCACCACCCACCCCAACGTTCTACTCTGGAGGAAGCGTCCTGGACTTTGTTCAGGCTGCTCCCTCCTCCCAGAAGGACAGACCCTTTCGTTTCCCCATTAATGGTCTCTCCAGCTGCCAGGGTGCGGCTAAGGCACCACCTCCTGCATGTTGCCTTCCCTGACTCACAGCTGTCCCTTCCTCAGGGATCCCACAAGCACAAGAGTATCATCCAAACAACAAGGAGGAATGGAGAGCACCCTCATATttggagaaaggggagaagatGCGAGAGCcagaccctccccaccccctcgaTACCCCCAGGCCTCTGTCCTCCTTCACTGAGCCTCATcactctgcctctgtctcccaaGCCCGTCTCCAGTCCCTACAGCAGATGCAGGTGAAGTGGCTTTGGACTCAGCACCCTCACCTTGGCAGGGGGCCCCCGGCCCACGGGAGTGGAAGCCAGCAGGGCAGGCACAGTGAAAGGAGCCTGCTGTGTTGTCACAACGGCCTGGCCCACAGGGTGGTGGCTCCTGGGCACACTCGTCCACATCCTCTTCACATGCTGAGCCCCGGAAGCCAGCCGGGCACACACAGCGGAAAGAGCCAGGCAGGTTCTCGCAGACCCCTCGGCCACACAGGCCTGGGCTCTGGATGCATTCGTCCACATCTGCTCAGAGCAAGGGACCCAGGTCATGCCTCCTTTATGCCCCTTCCGCGCCCCCCATGCTCTCTTCTACCTCCCTGACCTCCATCGCTCTGACCTCCCACCCTCCATCATTCTACCACCCTGTCCCCGTGATTCTGCTCTCCACCTTCCATCACTCCGCCACCTTATCCGTCATAATTCTTAACTCTATCCTCCATCCCTCTACTTCCTCAGTCCCTATTAAGCTGCTTGTCTGCTTCCTAGAACTCAGTGGGCCTCCTTAAACTCTGTCCTCCATAACTCTACCCCTTCCCCCATTAATGACCTCTCCATCCCCCATGACTCAGCCTCTCTGTTTTCCAGCACTTGGCCTCTCCATCCCCAACAGGCTGCACGTCTGGTTCTCAGAACCCGGCCTCTTTCTCCCATCAATCAGCCTCCCTCTGCCTCATCGCTCGGTATCTCCATCCCTCACCGCTGCCGCTCTACCCTTCCCCCTACATGCCCAATCCCTCACCCtggcagctggctccgtggggcGCAGCCTGGTACCCAGCGGGGCACACGCACAGGAAGCTGCCTGGCGTGTTCTCGCAGCGCCCACGGTCACAGGGTGGCGGCACGCGGTGGCACTCGTCCACGTCTGCGGGCACAAACCGCGTGGCTGGGACTGGGGCAGACACTCCGCCTCCTCGCCTCCCCGAGAAGGCCTGGGAAGGCGGGGAGGCGCGGACGGCAGGGGCGGAGTCAAGCTTCGGCCAGTGCCAGGCCGAGGCAGGATCCAGGGGCGGTAGAGGGGCTCGGAGGGGCTCGGTTTAAGGCTGAGGCGGAGCTTCAGCGGGGAGGACAGGACAAGAGTTGGGGACCCAGCTTgggcagaggcagagaggggGACCGTGAGGGGGGCAATTTGGGGAGGGCAAGGGCGGGAAGAACAGCTTTGGGGACCGAACAAAGGGAAGGCAGGAGCGAGGGAAGGGGTGGTTTGGGGACGGGGCACTGGTGTGGCAGGGTGGAAATCAGGAGTCACGGTGAGTAGATAGGTTGCAGCAGTTGTGGGACAGGGGAGGGGCCTTGGACAGGCAGGAGCTAGTCTGGAATATTGAAGGGGCGGGGCCAAAGGAGGGGCGGAGCCGGGACCCAGTCAAGGAGAGGGGTTGGCCAGTAGTACGGCAGGGACCGGCCCCGACGGGAAGGGCCGGCTGGGCCGTAAAGAGGCAGTGGTGCGGCCGAAGTGAGAGCGGGAGCTGGTCTGGAGAtggggccaggggccaggggccaggccaAGGCAGTAGTTGGGCTGAAGAGACGTGGGGAAGAGTGCGAGGGCGGGAACTGCTCCAGAGGGAGAGCTGGAGCGAGACCCCAGCTGGGGTGGGGCTTGGATTTCTCACCCAGACACTCCATACCCCGCGGGCCAGCTCGGAAGCCCGGCCCGCACACGCAACGGAAGCTGCCTGGCGTGTTTTCGCAGCGCCCGGGAGCACAGGGCGTGGGAATGCGGCGACATTCGTCCACGTCTGAGGGTACGGAGGGGGGTCTGGTCAGGAGGTGACAGGGTAGAGCCGCCCGCCCCGCCTCCGTCCTCCCCCTCGGCCTGGCTCACCAATGCAGCGCATGCCCTGCGGGCTGAGCCGGAAACCGGAGTCGCACGCGCAGGTGTAGCCACTGGGCCGGGGAATGCAGCGTCCCGGGCCGCAGACCTGGGGATTACGTTGACACTCGCCTGCAGAGGGACCTGCGGGGGTCCAGTGAGCCAGGGTTCCCCCATCTATGATTCTGTCCCTTTCATCCCAGTACAATTCCCTCAGATCCTCTACCTAAAACATCCTCCTGGATGTCCCCCCTCAAGCCCAGTCTTCCCCCTCTGATGTCGCTCTCCTTTATCATGGGACATTCTCATCAGATCTTCTGCCTGAATCCTCCCATAATGCCACTCCaaagtcttcattttttaattttttttttttgcgttacgcgggcctctcactgctgtggcctctcccgttgcggagcacaggctccggacggcccagcggccatggctcacgggcccagccgctccgcggcatgtgggatcctcccagcccggggcacgaaccagcgtcccctgcatcggcaggcggactctcaaccacagcgccaccagggaagcccccattttttaatattttgctccCCAGTCTTCTGCCTGAGATATGTTCTTAGTGTCCTCcgtgaaaaataattatttgtctCACGttaactgagcacttactatgtgccagatacttcaGAGGCAGCTTGCTGAATCCTCACAATGATccgcattttatagatgaagaaactgagcctcgGGGAGGTTAAATTGACCTTCCCAATTGACAGAGAATTTGCACCCAGGCTTGCCTGACTACAGCTCCTGATGTAACCACCACCCCACCCTTCAAACCTTTATCTTTTCCCACCCATTCCTTAACTCCTCTGGCTGTCACATCCTTATTTGTTCTATTGCAGAATCGTCACTttggagcccccccccccctccaacCGGAACTCCTGCCTGTAACACCCCCATCAATGCCGCTGATTCCCTCCACCGCACCTGATTCAGGGATCTCCGGACCAGTCCAGGCAGGGATGCTGGGCAGGGGAAGCTCAGGGCCCGGACGGGGCTCTGGCCGGGGTTCTAGCCGTGGCTCAGGCCGGGGTTCTGGGCGATGAGTGGGCAGAAAGCCTGGTAAAGAAGGGCTATCAACAGTGGAGACCTGGGTTTGGGTGTCCCCACTCATCTCCCCTTGGAGACAACACTCCCTCCCCCAGAAACCAGCTCACCTGTGCGTGGCCGAGAGGTGGAGGATGGGGCACGGGGCTGGCTGAGGGACACTCGGGGTGGTTCCTGGCCCAGAGGTCTGGTGTTGTAGCGGAGGTCAGAGGCTGAGTAATGGTAGCCAGGGCCAGCTGGGCAGATCTCCCGAAAACCCTCTGGacacaggaaagggaagaagatggTCAGAGAGAGGGCAAGAGAGTAGGGGGGAATGAGAAGGACGGggggtgaaggagagagaaaatgggtGGGAAGCTAGGGTCTGGCCTTGACCGTGGGTAGGGCTTAGCCTGGGAGTGTGTTAGGGGTTTGGGTTGGATGCTGAAATGGGGTCTAAGAGTGACTGGGGGGACCTGGGGTCTGGGAGCATCTGGGGGGAGTGTAGTCTAAGGGAATTAGACCCAGGGATGTTCTGGCTTGAGGGTAGTGTGGACATGGGACCAGCTTCAGGCCCCAGTGGCCAAAGAATGGGACATCTCAGAGGCTAAAGTTGGGACCAAGGATGTTTTTCCCTCTTTGGGATGATGGCAGGAACCGGAGTTGAGGGCAGGGTCTGGTTTGGTGTCTACAGGGATGGGGTTGAAGGCCAGGAAACAGTCAGGTCCATTGTGGGGTCTCGTTTTATGAAGAAGCAAGATTGCCCGGGAAGTGTCTCCGGGAGGGGTGTGTCTGGGGCGAGGCCCAAGACGGAACCTAGGTGGTTGAAGGCAGTGTCTCAGAAGATGCGGAGGTGGCCAGAGCCTGGGGACAAGGTTGGGGAGGCAGCCTATCTCAAGGGCTAGGGGAGGTCGAGGCTGGGGGTGACGCTCCAGCAGACACAGCCTAACTTCAAGGTCATGTGCAAGCCAGGGTGGAGTCCGGTCTGAAGATAGGCTGTCTCAGATGCCAGGTGCGTGGCCAAGGCTAGGGCCCAACCCCTTTGGAGGTGCTGGGGGTGGAGCCTAGAATGGGGGCTGTTTGTGTCAAGTCTAGAGAAAGGCGGGCAGGAGGCGCTCACCTGAGCCAAAGGGTGGGCAGAGCTGGCAACCCCGGCCCCAGGCTTTGCCTACGCGGCTGCAGCAGCAGATCTGTTTGGTGATGTTGCGTAGAATGGGCAGCGAGCAGCCGCCGTCGCGGAGCACGCGGAAGCAGGGCCCCTTGGCCTCTGAGATCACGTGTTGGGCTGAGGGTGCGGGAGGAAATTCTTCAGGGCGGGGTTGGGAGTGTAGTGGGACTAGGGGATCTGGGAGGTAGGGGAATGGTCCCAGGGAGGGTTCGGTGGGTGTGAGGGGCATTTGGGAAAGCTCTGAGAGAGTCTGAGGAAGAGCTGAGGGGTCTGGGAGGTCTGAAAATGGTTTGGGGCTTGAGGAGAGTCTGAGGGGTGAGTGAGAGAATCTGGGAAGGATCTCAGGATCTGAAGAAGGTCTGGTGGtcgagagagagaggaggaaatttGGGGGCTTGAGAGGAGCTGATGAAAGTCTGGGGATCCTGCTCCAAAAGGTTTGAGGGGTTCTTAGAGGAGCTGAAGAAGGTTCAGGGAGTCTGAGGATGAATGAGAGTCTGAGATGAGACGTTCTGAGGGGGATCTAAGAGTGAGTGGGGAACCTGGGGTCTGGGAGCATCTGGGGGGAGTGTGATCTAAGGGAATTAGACCCAGGGATGTTCTGGCATGAGGGTAGGGTGGACATGGGACCAGCTTCAGGCCCCAGTGACTCACAGATGCAGCTGCTGCGGGACGAGTCAAGTAGAAAGCCGTCGGGACACACGCAGGTGTATCCGCCATGCGTGTTCGCACACTCCCCGTGCTGGCAGCGCCCTCCAGTCTCGCACTCATCCACATCTGCGAGGGAGAAGGTGGTTCCAGTGGCGTCAGGGGCAAGCTCCCTGCCAGCCCCGTCCCAAGCTCCTCCCACGCCTGCCCCAGCTCACCTTCGCAGGACCCATTAACCCTTTCAAAGCCAGTTGGACACGGTCCATCTGGGACGCCCACTTGGTCGGAGTTACCTGTAGAGAGAGGAGAGGGTTGGGCCGGGGCGCGCGGAGCGAGATGGAGTGGGCGGGGACGAAAATGGGGTGGGAGGAACTAAAAGGTGTTGAGTGTGGTTTGAGTGCAAGGTCAGCCTTAGGCTGGCGATCTGCATGAGTAGGCCTATGGCACAAAGGCCGAGTGAGAACAGGGTAGCCAAAGTCAGAAAGTGGGGTGGGTGGTCCCCGACGGTATGGATAGGTCTAGACTGGAAATAATCCCCACAACGGGTAGGCGTGGCTAGAATTTGTGTAAGCGTATATCTACGGGCAGAGTACAAGAAGCAGCGGGGTTCTCACTCCTTCCCAGCTCCGAGCACCTCGGGGACATCCTGGGGCTTACCCAGGAGCTCCGAGCACGACTGACAGTCGTGAACGCCCCAGGCCAAGCCGGCCCCTCTGCAGCAGACCTCCTGCGTCCGGAGCCCGGGCAGCGGGGACGCACACTGTGGGGAAGTGTAGGGTGAGCGCGCCCCCGCGCGGTAGCACGCTCCGGGCCCCTCCCCACCGGCCTCCTCTCACTTCGCCTCCGCGCAGCTCCCGAAAGCAGTAACCGAAGCCCGAGGCGTCCGAGTAGCCGTCCTCGCGCGGCGCGCTCTGTGCCAGCACCGTGTAGGGAGCTGCCGCCTCCGCCCGAGCCGCCGCCTCCGCCCGCGCCACTGCCTCGGCGTCCGCCTCCTCCCAAGGGCCGGACACACGCTCCACCTGGTGCACCACCACCGACGCCTCCTGCGGGTGCTCCACGTGGACGCTCACCATAGACGCCACGCCTGGAGAGAGGCACGCGGGGGCAAAGTGGGAGTAGGAATGGGGGAAAGGGCGCGCTGGAGAAGGGTTCTTAAGAGAAGGTAGGAAAGATGGGAGTCAGAGGAACGGCAAGGTGGTGGACAGAGGGGGCGGAGGGGACTCCGGCCGCACTTTCCTCACCATGCTCATCGTCACGGTGGTTGGCCAGTGGCATGGTGTACACAGAGCGGGTGAAGCCTGGCATGGCCGGGGCCGGGGGTCGGGCGCCCGATGAGTGCAACTGGCAGAACTTGCCAGCGAAGTCCGGGGGACAGAGGCAGCGGTCAGGCTTCACGCACACACCTCCGTTGTGACAGATCAAGGGACACAGGACTAGGGGGAGAGCGAGGACACTCAGGGCCGGCAACCCTCCTTGCAGCCCCCCTGGGACGAGCGCACTCAAATGATCTCAGTCCTTAACGTTGTAACTATACCCTCAAAGGTATCACACAGTTCGAAGTCGTTCCGCCATGACCTGTCTTGGGCCATCTCCCCCCTAACCCTGGCCACTTGCATTGGCTGGGTCCAGTCGTACAGACCTTGATGGTATAGCTC
Above is a genomic segment from Kogia breviceps isolate mKogBre1 chromosome 18, mKogBre1 haplotype 1, whole genome shotgun sequence containing:
- the LTBP4 gene encoding latent-transforming growth factor beta-binding protein 4 isoform X2; the encoded protein is MRLPGPSGRRPLLLVLLLPLLAAAAAAAAAPATGPSPSQAVELAAIPGRPAGVAACRCCPGRSPRRRRCFRASCRVQSCRPEKCAGPQWCLTPVPPELSSPSPSVRKKQVSLNWQPLTLQEARALLRRRRPRGPGARALLRRRPPQRAPAGQSRVLCPLICHNGGVCVKPDRCLCPPDFAGKFCQLHSSGARPPAPAMPGFTRSVYTMPLANHRDDEHGVASMVSVHVEHPQEASVVVHQVERVSGPWEEADAEAVARAEAAARAEAAAPYTVLAQSAPREDGYSDASGFGYCFRELRGGECASPLPGLRTQEVCCRGAGLAWGVHDCQSCSELLGNSDQVGVPDGPCPTGFERVNGSCEDVDECETGGRCQHGECANTHGGYTCVCPDGFLLDSSRSSCISQHVISEAKGPCFRVLRDGGCSLPILRNITKQICCCSRVGKAWGRGCQLCPPFGSEGFREICPAGPGYHYSASDLRYNTRPLGQEPPRVSLSQPRAPSSTSRPRTGFLPTHRPEPRPEPRLEPRPEPRPGPELPLPSIPAWTGPEIPESGPSAGECQRNPQVCGPGRCIPRPSGYTCACDSGFRLSPQGMRCIDVDECRRIPTPCAPGRCENTPGSFRCVCGPGFRAGPRGMECLDVDECHRVPPPCDRGRCENTPGSFLCVCPAGYQAAPHGASCQDVDECIQSPGLCGRGVCENLPGSFRCVCPAGFRGSACEEDVDECAQEPPPCGPGRCDNTAGSFHCACPAGFHSRGPGAPCQDVDECSRSPPPCTYGRCENTEGSFQCVCPTGFQPSAAGSECEDVDECQNHLACPGQECVNSPGSFQCRACPAGHHLHHGRCTDVDECRSGASCGPHGHCTNTEGSFRCTCAPGYRAPPARPGPCADVNECLEGDFCFPNGECLNTDGSFACTCAPGYRPGPRGASCLDVDECSEEDLCQSGICTNTDGSFECVCPPGHRAGPDLASCLDVDECRERGPALCGAQRCENSPGSYRCVRDCDPGYHAGPEGTCDDVDECQEYGPGICGAQRCENTPGSYRCTPACDPGYQPTPGGGCQDVNECETLQGVCGAALCENVEGSFLCVCPNSPEEFDPMTGRCVPPRTSAGTFPGPQPHVPASPSLPARLPPPPSRRPSPPRQGPVGSGRRECYFDTAAPDACDNILARNVTWQECCCTVGEGWGSGCRIQQCPSTETAEYQSLCPHGRGYLAPSGDPSLRRDVDECQLFRDQVCKSGVCVNTAPGYSCYCSNGYYYHAQRLECIDNDECADEEPACEGGRCVNTIGSYHCTCEPPLLLDGSGRRCVSNESQSLDDNLGVCWQEVGADLVCSRPRLDRQATYTECCCLYGEAWGMDCALCPAQDSDDFEALCNVLRPPAYGPPRPGGFGLPYEYGPDLGSPYQGLPYGPELYLPPVLPYDPYPPPPGPFARREAPYGTPPFDMPDFEDDGGPYGESEAPAPPGPGSRWRYRSRDTRGSVPEPEESPEGGSYAGAQAGPYEGLEAEECGILDGCAHGRCVRVPEGFTCDCFDGYRLDMTRMACIDINECDEAEAAAQLCINARCVNTDGSFRCICRPGFAPSHEPHHCTPARPRA